TCTGAGttgtcctgatctggctatgccatatagCTGTGGGCTaaactagttcatttagcagacaagatttgcttagaattccatggcattattttatagtatgacgaatacaattgaacaaagctggataaaatataaatattttctccaaatgatttgagggagtgAACACATGCAGCTATTCTGTATTGAGTGGTTAATAAAGAAATAAGTCCTCttatatgcttcatttagagtcATTtctgtaactttagttgttctacaaacattgggctatatgttttagatttttaatacattgttaggctgcatgatgagactgtaatgatgatttgaaaaaaggcatgagctctgctttgttttattgcgcaggctgtacacactccaATAGCCTCGAAGTTTACGCGGCATCCCTGTTTGTGGCcttaatgcaccctaaaaaatcCATCCCTGTTTGTTTGTGGCCTTAATATGCACCCTAAAAAATCCATTCCTGTTTGTGGCcttaatgcaccctaaaaaaatccATCCCTGTTTGTGGCcttaatgcaccctaaaaaaatccATCCCTGTTTGTGGCcttaatgcaccctaaaaaatcAATTCCTGTTTGTGGCcttaatgcaccctaaaaaatcCATTCCTGTTTGTGGCcttaatgcaccctaaaaaaatccATCCCTGTTTGTGGCCTTAATGCACACTAAAAAAATCCATCCCTGTTTGTGGCcttaatgcaccctaaaaaatcGATCCCTGTTTGTGGCcttaatgcaccctaaaaaatcCATCCCTGTTTGTGGCCTTAATGCACCTAAAAAATCCATCCCTGTTTGTGGCcttaatgcaccctaaaaaatcCATCCCTGTTTGTGGCcttaatgcaccctaaaaaatcAATCCCTGTTTGTGGCcttaatgcaccctaaaaaatcCATCCCTGTTTGTGGCCTTAATGCACCCTAAAATCCATCCCTGTTTGTGGCCTTAATGCACCTAAAAAATCCATCCCTGTTTGTGGCCTTAATGCACCTAAAAAACCCATTCCTGTTTGTGGCcttaatgcaccctaaaaaaacCCATCCCTGTTTGTGGCCTTAATGCACCTAAAAAAATCCATCTCTGTTTGTGGCcttaatgcaccctaaaaaatcCATCCTTGTTTGTGGCCTTAATGCACCTAAAAAATCCATCTCTGTTTGTGGCCTTAATGCACCTAAATAATCCATTCCTATTTGTGGCcttaatgcaccctaaaaaatcCATTCCTGTTTGTGGCcttaatgcaccctaaaaaatcCATTCCTGTTTGTGGCCTTAATGCACCTAAAAAATCCATCCCTGTTTGTGGCcttaatgcaccctaaaaaatcCATCCCTGTTTGTGGCCTTAATGCACCTAAAAAATCCATCCCTGTTTGTGGCCTTAATGCACCTAAAAAATCCATCCCTTTTTGTGGCcttaatgcaccctaaaaaatcCATCTCTGTTTGTGGCcttaatgcaccctaaaaaatcCATCTCTGTTTGTGGCCTTAATGCACCTAAAAAATCCATTCCTGTTTGTGGCCTTAATGCACCTAAAAAATCCATCCCTGTTTGTGGCCTTAATGCACCTAAAAAATCCATCCCTGTTTGTGGCCTTAATGCACCTAAAAAATCCATCCCTGTTTGTGGCCTTAATGCACCTAAAAAATCAATCTCTGTTTGTGGCCTTAATGCACCTAAAAAATCCATTCCTATTTGTGGCCTTAATGCACCTAAAAAATCCATTCCTGTTTGTGGCCCGGAGTGCTGCGCTTTGTACATCTCCCTCAGTGTGCTGCGCAAACCAAAACGCAACtttcactcacatggctctccatcacgtgatcgggtctttctcacaggctacaagtgaagacagacacatcgggggaCGCAACTGCGTgcatccttatccaattccgaggtgcatattgaagatattggaagaactgtccacatttacttttcatcagccaacaaagtgagtaggcctaacaaacaaCAAAATCAGTaccctatgtcaatctactatctacttcttttagcttaaaatgttgataaactattaggctatttcttcacattataaccacagcaatgcacacatggtagtaggctataagcgcaaatgttcctcaatctacacacaataccccataatgacaacgttttttttctttttttaattttttttttctacaaaataaaaacaaatacattatttacccAACCCTTGTGTTGTCTTAAGGGTAACATATGATCTGCCACTTTGTTTAACAGAAGATAGAAACCCCTAAATTATATTTGTTCAACTTAACTTGATGACTTTTCCGAGAGTGACCCCAAAATGACAAAAAGTGAACCATCGCatttgttcatatttccatgaaagctgtatatcactatggtacaaagattgtcttagggtcatttttgacccggcagttataaaatcatttacacatcacaaaaaccacaaagacacacacacacacacacacactgagaaattgagattgtgtgctactgattgaactcagaCAAAACTAAAACGTTCTTGTGTATATGCAGCATCTTCCCCTCTACGACCCCAGACATGACTCCAGTTCACAGAGTAAATTAAAACAAGAGAACAAATGattgagaagaggaggaggtatctGAAGAAGAGGATGGGGAAAAAGTACGATGCATAttcttcagatgaagaagaaatGCCCCAAACTGTCAAAGACCAGGGCAGGATGGCAGCACagaatgtcataaggatgaccccagggcccacaggccatgcagtcaacatgtcataaggatgaacCCCAGGGCCCACAcaacatgcagtcaacatgtcataaggatgaacCCCAGGGCCCACAcaacatgcagtcaacatgtcataaggatgaacCCCAGGGCCCACAcaacatgcagtcaacatgtcataaggatgaccccagggcccacaagacatgcagtcaacatgtcataaggatgaaccccacggcccacaagacatgcagtcaacatgtcataaggatgaccccagggcccacaagacatgcagtcaacatgtcataaggatgaccccagggcccacaagacatgcagtcaacatgtcataaggatgaaccccagggcccacaagacatgcagtcaacatgtcataaggatgaccccagggcccacacaacatgcagtcaacatgtcataaggatgaacCCCAGGGCCCACAcaacatgcagtcaacatgtcataaggatgaacCCCAGGGCCCACAcaacatgcagtcaacatgtcataaggatgaacCCCAGGGCCCACACGACAttcagtcaacatgtcataaggatgaaccccagggcccacaagacatgcagtcaacatgtcataaggatgaccccagggcccacaagacatgcagtcaacatgtcataaggatgaccccagggcccacacaacatgcagtcaacatgtcataaggatgaaccccagggcccacaggccatgcagtcaacatgtcataaggatgaccccagggcccacaggccatgcagtcaacatgtcataaggatgaaccccagggcccacaggccatgcagtcaacatgtcataaggatgaccccagggcccacaagacatgcagtcaacatgtcataaggatgaccccagggcccacaagacatgcagtcaacatgtcataaggatgaaccccagggcccacaagacatgcagtcaacatgtcataaggatgaccccagggcccacaggccatgcagtcaacatgtcataaggatgaccccagggcccacaagacatgcagtcaacatgtcataaggatgaaccccagggcccacaggccatgcagtcaacatgtcataaggatgaccccagggcccacaagacatgcagtcaacatgtcataaggatgaccccagggcccacaggccatgcagtcaacatgtcataaggatgaccccagggcccacaggccatgcagtcaacatgtcataaggatgaccccagggcccacaagacatgcagtcaacatgtcataaggatgaccccagggcccacaagacatgcagtcaacatgtcataatgatgaccccagggcccacacaacatgcagtcaacatgtcataaggatgaccccagggcccacaggccatgcagtcaacatgtcataaggatgaaccccagggcccacaagacaggcagtcaacatgtcataaggatgacctcaaggcccacaagacatgcagttgcCCATGCCCAGGACATTgcctcaacattctacatgttcATCACACCAGCCATCGAAAAAATCATCCTGGAGATGACACATTTGGAGGGTTTCTGTAAATATGGAGACAACTGGAAAAGGATGGATGAGATTGACCTGCGtgcctacatagggctgctaatctTTGTGGGTGTGTTTAGGTCCCGAGGTGAGGCTTACATGTAGTCTCTGGGATGCAGAGAGTGGAAGGGCGATTTTCCGTGCCACTGAAAGTCTTTCACACTTTCTAAAGAACGCTACGATTTGATAACCGTGAGTCAAGACCTGCAAGACTTGTGAGAGACAAACTGGcggccataagagaggtctgggagaagtgggtggagccataagagaggtctgggagtagtgggtggagccataagaggtctgggagaagtgggtggagccataagaggtctgggagaagtggaTGGAGCCATaagaggtctgggagaagtgggtggagccataagagaggtctaggagcagtgggtggagccataagagagatctgggagaagtgggtggagccataagagagatctgggagaagtgggtggagccataCGAGCGGTttgggagaagtgggtggagccataagagaggtctgggagaagtgggtggagcgTCTGCCGTACCTCTATAACCCTGGGCCTGAAGTAACAGTGAATGAGCAACTGGTTCCATTcagaattacatttttattttcataacTGTAATGTAAGTGATTTTTACTGTTAATTGTATTGTGTATTGCTGTAAAATCATTGATTTCCGTGACACTGATACTAATTACTGATAGTAATCTGTTTTGTCAAAAGGTCGCTGTCCTTTCCGGCAGTATATGCCCAGCAAGCCAGCAAAGTATGTAATCAAGATATGGGTGGCACAATCCAGCTACGCTTGGAAGATGCAAGTCTACACAGGAAAGCTGACCAGTGGGGGCCCGGAGAAGAACCAGGGGATGCGGGTTGGGCTTGATGTGACAGAGACTGAGGAGGCACAATGTCACTGGTGACAATTTCTTCACCTCTtatgaactcagccagcagctcctgaagaagaagatcaccatggttggcacagttagaaagaacgAGCCTGAGCTCCCGCTGCACTCCTctcaacaagggggagagaggccttctcatcagtttgccttcacccccaccaccactctagtttcttacctcACAAAGAGAaacaagaatgtggtcctcctgagcacactgcacaaaacagctgagatcagtgatcgtgaggacaggaagccagccatcatcctggactacaaccacaacaaaggagacgtggacaacctggacaaggtgattggaacttacagctgcaggaggatgactgcccgctggcccctggtcatcttccataacatcatttATGTGTCCTCATACAACGCCTTCGTGATATGGAACAAcatcaaccctacctggatgcctgataaggGGAACAAcatcaaccctacctggatgcctgataaggGGAACAAcatcaaccctacctggatgcctgataagcggaacaagaggagggtgttcctggagcagctggaAAAGAcacttgtaaccccacacattcaaagaagggagcgccTCCCCCGCACAGCGGCCTCTACAGCCCTCGTGAAAActgttcagggggctgaatcttgGCCTGATCTACCTGAggctggggcaggcaagaggaggagatgccaaaTTCTGTCCCCCAATGGACTGTAAAACAATACTAAGTGCTACACATGagagaaatacatctgcaaagtccatgaacacacttgcatactgtcctacatgtgctaattacagttgatttgatttatattctTCACATTTTTGTCTTGTATCATTATTCTTATTGTTAtttatacaccttgtgggtggggggcaatggttaaaaaaaatgtgaGAAGACTATTATTTTGTTGTTGAtttcctcattgtacagtatataccAGAGTATACCACTATGTTGGTATAGAATATACCACTATGTTGCCAAGACTGTTATggtttcccttcaataaaatgcatttaaaactactttctgcacatttctcCTTCTTTCTTAGGCTATGCAAGTGCTATCTCTTGTTAAAAATGTTTACAACTATGCAGTACCTTCAGCAATGATAATAAACCTGACCGGTTGTTACTTCATAaaaatagatttggggtttaaaattcaattaagttgctttattttaggggtttagtgaaggCGGGTCATTGTTTGGACAAGGAAGGGGACAAGGAAGGGGACTATACAGAATGTTAGGACTACACAAGggttaagtattcagaccctttgttgtGAGACTGAAAATTGAGGCCACCtatgttaaattcaattgattggacatgatttggaaaggcacacacctgtctatataaggtcccagagttgacagtgcatgtcagagcaaaaaccaagccatgaggtcgaaggaattgaccGTAGATCTCCGAGACgggattgtatcgaggcacagatctggggatgggtagcaaaacatttctgcagcattgaaggtccccaagaacacagtggcctccatcattcttaaatggaagaagtttggaaccaccaagactcttcctataaATGGCCATCCAAcgaaactgagcaatcggggagaagggccttggtgagGTGACCAGGAACCCAATGGTTACTCTGGcggagttcctttgtggagatgagacaaccgtctctgcagcagtccaccaatcaggcctttatggtagagtggccagacggaagccacccctcagtaaaaggcacatgacagcccgctgggagtttgccaaaaggcacctaaatgattcagaccacgagaaacaacaggaaacaggaaaccaGGATGGaacacgtctggaggaaacctggcaccatccctacagtgaagcatggtggtggcagcatgtgttgatgtttttcagtggcagggactgggagactagtcaggatcgagggaaagatgaacggagcatagTAAatagaaatccttgatgaaaaccggctccagagtgctcaggacctcagtctGGGGGCGAAGATTCATCTTCCATCAGAACAACGAcctaaagcacacagccaagacaacgcaggagtggctttgggacaaatgtagttgagtggcccagccagagcccggacttaaactcgatctaacatctctggagagacctgaaaatagctgtgcagagacgctccccagccaacctgacacactttgagaggatctgcagagaagaatcggagcaactccccaaatacaggtgtgccaagcttgtagtgtcatacccaagaagactcaaggctgtaatcgcttccaaaggtgcttcaacaaagtactgagtaaagggtcggaatacttatgggcggcaggctagcctagtggttagagcgttggactagtaaccgaaaggttgcaagttcgaatccccgagctgacaaggtacaaatctgtcgttctgcccctgaacaggcagttaacccactgttcctaggccgtcattgaaaataagaatttgttcttaactgacttgcctagtaaaaaaatgtaaatttttttaaaaatgtgatatttcagtttttctaTGTTTAATAAACTtgcaaacgttttttttttttttttttgcgtgtGATTTTGAGATTGAATAAACAGATTTTTACAAAACCTGGAAAAACAAcactttttgttgttgctgtgcCACATGTTATATTCAGAAAATAGACATTTCTTCTTGTACTTCACacagatttttttgtttgtttccgTGGAAAAAACGTCACCTTTTTTTGGGGGTCCTCACCAGTTTGCCTCCctgatttgtgtgtgtggtctgcaGCATGGGTTCCTCTGTGGAATGCCCTCCCTAACCCTATCCAACCGTTTGTTTGTTTTGCCTTTTTCAAAGAAAGGGAGACGTTTGAGTTATTAGGCAGCCCTCCTCCTATTACCCATCTGGGGCGTCTGCTTTAGGTTGCATCCAGAAATatcaccctattccccatatagttaACTTCTTTTGACCAAGTgcccttttgaccagggccccatagggaTTAACTCCCAAGAAAGTATTTCCTTCATATAAAACCTGCGATGTCCGCCGCGGCCAGCTCTGAACTGATGGAATGCAATTAAGATGGAGAGGACAGATcagaaagggagggggaaagacGGAGCTTGTGTATAgttttgtgttctctctctcggaTACCTTCCACTCCCTTTTTGCTTCTTGTGGTCTCTTTTGCTGCTGATCGTACCTGATATTTCCCCATATCACGACACAGATCAGTGTTGTGATAGGTGGAAAGATCAGATCAGTGTTGTGATCAGATATCTGTAGTAATAAGATCAGGTCTGTGTTGTGATCAGATATCTGTAGTAATAAGATCAGGTCTGTGTTGTGATCAGTTTTCTGTAGTAATAAGATCAGGTCTGTGTTGTGATCAGGGGAAAAGTTTAGCCCAACATCAGTATTAAATGCTTTGGCTGATCCATAACCAATTTGAACAACTTTTAATTTCAAACAGAACAGCACAGAAAGTTATGTAACGCCACACAATGACGGTCTTTTAAATTCCACTAGCAGCCCGTGGTGGAGCACAGAACTCAACACGGAACCCTTTTAATGTGGGTTAAATAGCATTAGCATATTAATGGGAGAAACTAGTGCCAGCTTTCTCAAGAGGGGAAAATCCATCAGcgccgccagccagccagtccaggAGCCATTGGAAAGCAGATGAGTCTAGAGAGTAGAGTTGGAGTTTATTAAGCTAGCAGAGACAAAAGTCCCCCCCTCCAGCCCTTCCActcttcatcccctcctcctctcctcctcctcgcctcccccaacccctctgcTGGGCCCTTTCAGACCGTCTGCCCTCATGCTGGGCCCTTGATGGATGCCCCCGCACTTCAGAGGGACAGTGTGTGAGGGTGGGGCGGGTACATAGTGTCCCAGCGTTTTGGAAAAGAGGTCCTCCTCCTCGCATGTAATCCTGCGCCTCGAGCAAATCACCCCTGACAGCCACACTGCCAAAGTGAGACCAGAGATCACCGCTGACAGCCACACTGCCAAAGTGAGACCACAGATCACCGCTGACAGCCACACTGCCAAAGTGAGACCACAGATCACCCCTGACAGCCACACTGCCAAAGTGAGACCACAGATCACCCCTGACAGCCACACTGCCAAAGTGAGACCACAGATCACCGCTGACAGCCACACTGCCAAAGTGAGACCAGAGATCACCGCTGACAGCCACACTGCCAAAGTGAGACCACAGATCACCGCTGACAGCCACACTGCCAAAGTGAGACCACAGATCACCGCTGACAGCCACACTGCCAAAGTGAGACCACAGATCACCCCTGACAGCCACACTGCCAAAGTGAGACCACAGATCACCGCTGACAGCCACACTGCCAAAGTGAGACCACAGATCACCGCTGACAGCCACACTGCCAAAGTGAGACCACAGATCACCGCTGACAGCCACACTGCCAAAGTGAGACCACAGATCACCGCTGACAGCCACACTGCCAAAGTGAGACCACAGATCACCCCTGACAGCCACACTGCCAAAGTGAGACCACAGATCACCGCTGACAGCCACACTGCCAAAGTGAGACCACAGATCACCGCTGACAGCCACACTGCCAAAGTGAGACCAGAGATCACCGCTGACAGCCACACTGCCAAAGTGAGACCACAGATCACCGCTGACAGCCACACTGCCAAAGTGAGACCACAGATCACCGCTGACAGCCACACTGCCAAAGTGAGACCACAGATCACCGCTGACAGCCACACTGCCAAAGTGAGACCACAGATCACCCCTGACAGCCACACTGCCAAAGTGAGACCACAGATCAGTTGCGTACCTCTTCTAGGCAACCACACAGCCGCAGGCACCCACACAgccgcaggcacacacacacagccgcaggcacacacacacagccgcagGCACCCACACAgccgcaggcacacacacacagccgcagGCACACACGAAGGCACCCACATAaccgcaggcacacacacagccgcaggcacacacgcaggcatacacacacacagctgcaggcacacacgcaggcacacacacagctccaggcacccacacagtcacacacacagccgcaggcgcacacacaggcgcacacacagccgcaggcacccacacacacagtcacacacacagccgcaggcacccacacacacagtcacacacacagccacaggcacccacacagtcacacacatagCCGcaggcacccacacacacagtcacacacacagccgCAGGCACCCACATACACAGTCTAACACACAGCCGTaggcacccacacacccacacagtcacacacacagccgCAGGCAcctacacagtcacacacacagccgcaggcacacacacagccgcaggcacccacacacacacacacagccgcacACACAGCTTGAAGTTTACACACAAACTAACACAAAAACATGTTGTTCTGCTTACTGGTGAAAAGGAGGAAATCTCAGTTTGTAGAATCTTTTCGGAGGCTGGACATGCTGGAAGTTACACTTCGGTTGAGTGGAGAGAACAAGGTGTCTTGGGGAGTGAGTTCAGGGGACCCAAAGTAGGGTAGAGGGGTACGGAGAAGAGGGGAGGGCGGGACTGTTTATTTGTAGAGTAATTTAGAAAGAGGGTACCCATTGTTAGCTGCTAATGACCAACGAGTGAAAAGAACAGAAGTCTGGTCGTGTAATGACCGGAAAAACAAATCTAGACTGGGATAGAGGAGAAACGAGAG
This sequence is a window from Oncorhynchus keta strain PuntledgeMale-10-30-2019 chromosome 14, Oket_V2, whole genome shotgun sequence. Protein-coding genes within it:
- the LOC127907199 gene encoding uncharacterized protein LOC127907199, which codes for MVGTVRKNEPELPLHSSQQGGERPSHQFAFTPTTTLVSYLTKRNKNVVLLSTLHKTAEISDREDRKPAIILDYNHNKGDVDNLDKVIGTYSCRRMTARWPLVIFHNIIYVSSYNAFVIWNNINPTWMPDKGNNINPTWMPDKGNNINPTWMPDKRNKRRVFLEQLEKTLVTPHIQRRERLPRTAASTALVKTVQGAESWPDLPEAGAGKRRRCQILSPNGL